A window from Malacoplasma iowae encodes these proteins:
- a CDS encoding CPBP family intramembrane glutamic endopeptidase, translating into MNLEKININQTFNQFKNIRPYDTEKTSLIVFACVSIVFPIVLNFVFYILSEFVFKGNTNLLQSFRLWYVLANLLFQAISFFVFAIRDFRWFVSNRIYCYFIYTLFSPLILSFISSFIASTIIDFLLKIAIVFFTFFRHDYVLGFFKRLKNWKNIIITILLTAIGIAMFYLLSFIMISLTKLFATNDVSNNQESLNKYLNTTYGIILLFFLSCIFAPIIEEFVFRMFLIDILNGKWFGYILSFILFAFLHIQNTFDWTHILMYLPLGIVNGLIYKLTKNIVPCISIHFICNLVAFISLIVTR; encoded by the coding sequence ATGAATCTAGAAAAAATAAACATAAATCAAACATTTAATCAATTTAAAAATATTAGACCATATGATACTGAAAAGACATCATTAATTGTTTTTGCTTGTGTGTCTATTGTTTTTCCAATAGTTTTAAATTTTGTTTTTTATATTTTGTCAGAGTTTGTTTTTAAGGGTAATACTAACTTATTACAAAGTTTTAGGTTGTGATATGTTTTGGCTAACTTATTGTTTCAAGCAATAAGTTTTTTTGTTTTTGCAATAAGGGATTTTAGATGATTTGTATCAAATAGAATTTATTGTTATTTTATTTATACACTTTTTTCTCCCTTAATATTATCTTTCATTAGTTCATTTATAGCTAGCACAATAATTGATTTTCTTTTAAAAATAGCTATAGTTTTTTTTACTTTCTTTAGACATGATTATGTTTTAGGTTTTTTTAAAAGACTTAAAAATTGAAAGAATATCATTATAACTATACTTTTAACAGCAATCGGAATTGCAATGTTTTATTTGCTAAGTTTTATAATGATTTCTTTAACTAAATTATTTGCTACTAATGATGTTTCAAATAACCAAGAGTCTTTGAACAAATATTTAAATACAACATATGGAATAATATTGTTATTTTTCCTATCTTGTATTTTTGCACCTATAATTGAAGAATTTGTTTTTAGAATGTTTTTAATAGATATTTTAAATGGAAAATGATTTGGATATATTTTATCTTTTATTTTGTTTGCCTTTCTTCATATTCAAAACACTTTTGACTGAACACACATTCTTATGTATTTACCATTAGGGATTGTAAATGGTTTGATTTATAAATT
- a CDS encoding MG321/MPN456 family lipoprotein, producing the protein MKQLKNKKLKLVKILTLTAASAPLVFTLASCSLLNTSKDTIKWATTVNPFSNSKVPFGTTFVDSPSTTYFNSLFLNLVNYQTTGKYEFDKDTGQATQTPTPHMYLEGAKQIDIYYTADQKVDDFDKEDKSTQDQPKNKINGKDNNELKKYIHTITDNKDKPYFDTSKAIQALNNATKVEFTIRDGLKWRDKNGNIVDSVTAKDFYSGMTGYYRSVQYGLNANSYFFSLAGIDVDKTLGKENEPKDNKFTVYMTSTPSPYLLDIITKGYFAAMPSNNPEVKPILTLGTNNDVNNPIKLTQDEKPVIDQVNTDWDKVYGGGNQQTDVDVWSAGPYYVQKTTLQDVAFKVNQSYFENVNGVGKLEDKIENVILFYGNSFGTAEKIYRGFTTGELDYAPVPAAQQLEAVLKYTGTGNLQPVVASKTTQGQFIAYNTDIYNNDGSLKSNVGQVYAKFVDKFYTEGKKIRKAINTLINYPKLAELVWKPGKYDYSLSSSPYGYLSYTKNGENKSTLQYQQIRNGNFEINNEKIKGVAGDFNRLIKIDEYIIPQNMMTEEEKTTLSELSSALDSIGATASNPLQLDYRTLVSTYTPEQTKFLQQLIDWIRIISNNRIVFNLVSRTNQTVTDYFYNSNSPMGSFLWGPDYNAVGTWVGYYFQYNYSSDGKPIMTNNKKQTDINIGVSINTKMPQLWPLLFKEMQEAMKSSPTNNGNGFNESTGWNDKQSWQRDLWKHLVEKGSIKKWDGTNNVKNAKEYKVTDISSSLDSQIAIWGDLNQFNTYALVQWIDDQYPFIPNYESGLDFKSFNVVRSQFNVLPSLNSNTNFKDWSLKK; encoded by the coding sequence ATGAAACAACTTAAAAACAAAAAATTAAAATTGGTAAAAATTTTAACTTTAACAGCAGCATCTGCGCCATTAGTTTTTACATTGGCTTCATGTTCATTGTTGAACACTAGCAAAGATACAATAAAATGAGCTACAACAGTTAATCCATTTTCAAATTCAAAAGTTCCTTTTGGTACGACATTTGTTGATTCACCATCTACAACTTATTTCAACTCATTGTTTTTAAATCTTGTTAATTATCAAACAACAGGAAAATATGAATTTGATAAAGATACAGGGCAAGCTACACAAACACCAACACCACATATGTATCTTGAGGGTGCAAAACAAATAGATATTTATTATACAGCTGATCAAAAAGTAGATGATTTTGATAAAGAAGATAAATCAACACAAGATCAACCAAAAAACAAAATTAATGGTAAAGATAATAATGAATTAAAAAAATACATTCATACTATAACTGACAATAAAGATAAACCTTATTTTGATACTTCAAAAGCAATTCAAGCTTTAAACAATGCAACAAAAGTTGAATTTACTATAAGAGATGGATTGAAGTGAAGAGATAAAAATGGAAATATAGTTGATAGTGTTACAGCTAAAGATTTTTATTCAGGAATGACAGGTTATTATAGGTCGGTTCAATATGGACTAAATGCTAATAGTTATTTCTTTTCGTTGGCTGGTATTGATGTTGATAAAACGCTTGGTAAAGAGAATGAACCAAAAGATAATAAATTTACTGTTTATATGACATCAACACCATCTCCATACTTATTAGACATCATAACAAAAGGATATTTTGCAGCAATGCCAAGTAACAATCCAGAAGTTAAACCAATTTTAACTTTAGGAACAAATAATGATGTTAATAATCCAATTAAATTAACACAAGATGAAAAACCTGTTATTGATCAAGTAAATACTGATTGAGATAAAGTTTATGGTGGTGGTAACCAACAAACTGATGTTGATGTTTGAAGTGCTGGACCATATTATGTTCAAAAAACAACTTTACAAGATGTTGCATTTAAAGTAAATCAAAGCTATTTTGAAAATGTTAATGGTGTTGGTAAACTTGAAGATAAGATTGAAAATGTAATTTTATTTTATGGAAATTCATTTGGTACAGCAGAAAAAATTTATAGAGGGTTTACAACTGGTGAATTGGATTATGCTCCAGTTCCAGCAGCACAACAATTAGAAGCTGTTTTAAAATATACTGGAACAGGAAACTTACAACCAGTAGTTGCTTCAAAAACTACACAAGGTCAATTTATTGCATATAACACAGATATATATAATAATGATGGAAGTTTAAAATCAAATGTTGGTCAAGTTTATGCAAAATTTGTTGATAAGTTTTATACAGAAGGTAAAAAGATAAGAAAAGCAATTAATACTTTAATAAATTATCCAAAGCTTGCTGAACTTGTGTGAAAACCTGGTAAATATGATTATTCTCTATCAAGCTCTCCATATGGTTATTTGAGCTATACAAAAAATGGTGAAAATAAATCTACACTCCAATATCAACAAATTAGAAATGGTAATTTTGAAATTAATAATGAAAAAATAAAAGGGGTTGCTGGAGATTTTAATAGATTAATTAAAATTGATGAATACATTATTCCTCAAAACATGATGACCGAAGAAGAAAAAACTACACTTTCTGAATTAAGTTCAGCTTTAGATAGTATTGGTGCAACTGCATCAAACCCATTACAACTAGACTATAGAACTCTTGTAAGTACTTATACACCAGAACAAACAAAATTCTTACAACAACTAATTGATTGAATAAGAATAATTAGCAACAATAGAATAGTATTTAATTTGGTTAGTAGAACAAATCAAACTGTTACTGATTATTTTTACAATAGTAATTCACCAATGGGTTCATTTTTATGAGGACCAGATTACAACGCTGTTGGTACATGAGTTGGTTATTATTTCCAATACAATTATAGTAGTGATGGCAAACCAATAATGACTAATAACAAAAAACAAACTGATATTAATATTGGTGTATCAATTAATACTAAAATGCCACAACTTTGACCACTATTGTTTAAAGAAATGCAAGAAGCTATGAAATCATCACCAACTAATAATGGTAATGGTTTTAATGAATCTACTGGGTGAAATGATAAACAATCATGACAAAGAGATTTATGAAAACATTTAGTTGAAAAAGGTTCAATTAAAAAATGAGATGGAACTAATAATGTTAAAAATGCAAAAGAATATAAAGTTACAGATATTAGTAGTTCTTTAGATTCTCAAATTGCTATTTGAGGTGATTTAAATCAATTTAATACTTATGCATTAGTACAATGAATTGATGATCAATATCCTTTTATTCCAAATTATGAATCAGGGTTAGATTTTAAATCGTTTAATGTTGTAAGATCTCAATTTAATGTTTTACCTTCATTAAATTCAAACACTAATTTTAAAGACTGATCTTTGAAAAAATAA
- a CDS encoding ZIP family metal transporter, whose translation MLIFGQKMDNINLAIFINLLIYSGLLLALPIIFTLIISKFKPKLSKVGTFYLYAFSSAILLMVGTVGLIGEGIEGFREFIETNQTITSLNSAYKILIAIFSVAGASFLGLLFVIGLRYLFVKRFGELHINHSFHQHNDHIFNENEIDVIHQQSNTKKQALLVIILLLTHRTIDGFILGSSVAHITNESTKLNIGLLVIFNIHIILEVIIVYYRQIQYGEKKKKAVLYTILTLVMIVPIMFVGAFINKYLQAIGWFLPLVSISGGSILSFVSVIELAPEFIHFKKTETKTWYKILAFFALGIVLSVTLIILDAH comes from the coding sequence ATGTTAATTTTTGGTCAAAAAATGGATAATATCAATTTAGCTATATTTATAAATCTTTTGATTTACTCTGGATTATTATTGGCATTACCCATTATATTTACTTTAATAATTTCTAAATTCAAACCTAAATTATCTAAAGTTGGAACCTTTTATTTATATGCTTTCTCTTCAGCAATTTTATTAATGGTTGGTACTGTTGGTTTAATTGGTGAAGGAATAGAGGGTTTTAGAGAGTTTATTGAAACAAATCAAACAATAACCTCATTAAATTCAGCATACAAAATATTAATTGCAATTTTTTCTGTGGCAGGAGCAAGTTTTTTAGGTTTACTATTTGTAATAGGTCTTAGATATTTATTTGTTAAAAGATTTGGTGAATTACACATAAACCATTCATTTCATCAACACAATGATCATATATTTAACGAAAATGAAATTGATGTAATTCATCAACAAAGCAACACTAAAAAACAAGCTTTATTAGTAATAATATTGTTATTAACACACAGAACAATAGATGGATTTATATTGGGTTCAAGTGTTGCCCACATAACAAATGAGTCAACAAAATTAAATATTGGATTGCTTGTTATTTTTAACATACATATTATTTTAGAAGTAATAATTGTTTACTATAGACAAATTCAATATGGTGAGAAAAAGAAAAAAGCAGTTTTATACACAATCTTAACTCTTGTTATGATTGTGCCAATTATGTTTGTTGGTGCTTTTATAAATAAATATTTACAAGCAATAGGGTGATTTTTGCCATTAGTTTCAATTAGCGGAGGTTCTATTTTATCTTTTGTTTCAGTAATTGAATTAGCACCTGAATTTATTCATTTTAAAAAAACAGAAACAAAAACTTGATATAAAATATTAGCTTTTTTTGCTTTAGGAATAGTGTTATCTGTAACATTAATAATTTTGGATGCACATTAA
- a CDS encoding NADPH-dependent FMN reductase yields the protein MKTILVVASNSPTSINLDVAKKIKEKFPQVSIYETKDLDVIMFRQEYIEKSFPDAINSFMKTLLENDNIVFITPEYNGYLPPDFKNIMDWASVSPLGMKWLPNKNALIVSASPGSTGGSTVREFFGRTLPYTGVNLIKTIGIPLYTKDKNIDDIINEIGSALNL from the coding sequence ATGAAAACAATTTTAGTTGTAGCAAGTAATTCGCCAACTTCGATAAATTTAGATGTTGCAAAGAAAATAAAAGAAAAATTTCCACAAGTTTCAATTTATGAAACAAAAGATTTGGATGTAATAATGTTTAGACAAGAATACATTGAAAAATCTTTCCCAGATGCTATTAATTCTTTTATGAAAACTTTATTAGAAAATGATAATATAGTTTTTATTACGCCAGAATACAATGGTTATTTACCTCCAGATTTTAAAAACATTATGGACTGGGCATCTGTTAGTCCACTTGGTATGAAATGACTTCCAAATAAAAATGCTTTAATTGTTTCAGCATCACCTGGATCAACTGGTGGTTCAACAGTGAGAGAGTTCTTTGGAAGAACATTACCATATACTGGTGTTAACCTTATAAAAACTATTGGCATTCCACTTTACACAAAAGATAAAAACATAGATGACATAATCAATGAAATAGGTTCAGCATTAAATTTATAA
- a CDS encoding IS30 family transposase, whose translation MKTYKHLTKEERCLIYFLWNKEKYSMNKIAKILNKNKSTISRELKRNTSSTGIYYSSTAHKKYIRRKSNCHMFFMLKYKNFTDLFIQKFNPKSHGVEATIFWIKENYPLVKVPSARQVFRWINSKIWKIQRRDCLRRKYVKGKRRKIGIFSKIDGKYCIPYSLRPEKINNRKEFGHWEADLIVSKRQSGYYHLLTLVERKTRLAIIRKIKGKNARSMMAKMYTIIRDEKLPIKSITVDNGLEFQMMGITAKQFNFKVYYCQPYSSFQRGSNENINGIVRRWYKKGTDFSLVSEDKIKTLEWKVNNIPRKMFGYKTAYQMYQENI comes from the coding sequence ATGAAAACTTATAAACATTTAACAAAAGAAGAAAGATGCTTAATTTATTTTCTTTGAAATAAAGAAAAATATTCTATGAATAAGATTGCAAAAATCTTAAATAAAAACAAATCAACAATATCAAGAGAATTAAAAAGAAACACATCTTCAACAGGGATTTATTATTCATCAACTGCTCACAAAAAATACATTAGAAGAAAATCAAATTGTCATATGTTTTTTATGTTGAAGTACAAAAACTTCACAGATCTTTTTATTCAAAAATTTAATCCTAAATCTCATGGTGTAGAAGCTACAATTTTTTGAATAAAAGAAAACTATCCGTTAGTTAAAGTTCCAAGTGCTAGGCAAGTATTTAGATGAATCAATAGCAAGATTTGAAAGATACAAAGAAGAGATTGTTTAAGAAGAAAATATGTTAAAGGAAAAAGAAGAAAAATAGGTATATTTTCTAAAATTGATGGAAAATACTGCATTCCTTATAGTCTAAGACCAGAAAAGATAAACAATAGAAAAGAATTTGGACATTGAGAAGCTGATCTAATAGTTAGTAAAAGGCAAAGTGGTTATTACCACTTATTGACATTAGTGGAAAGAAAAACAAGGTTGGCAATTATTAGAAAAATAAAAGGGAAGAACGCTAGATCAATGATGGCTAAAATGTATACCATTATTCGAGATGAAAAACTCCCAATAAAAAGCATCACTGTTGATAATGGGTTAGAGTTTCAAATGATGGGAATAACTGCAAAACAATTCAACTTTAAAGTTTATTATTGCCAACCTTATTCTTCATTCCAAAGAGGGTCCAACGAGAACATAAATGGGATAGTTAGAAGATGATATAAAAAAGGAACTGACTTCAGTTTAGTAAGTGAAGATAAAATAAAAACTCTTGAATGAAAAGTAAACAACATCCCAAGAAAAATGTTTGGTTATAAAACAGCTTACCAAATGTATCAAGAAAATATTTAA
- a CDS encoding P35 family lipoprotein translates to MDKKKKNKLKKILISIGAIGLIATIPTAIVLSTKKPISVTKDNPNKDIPTNENEKTDEDKNNSSSPNDSVGDNNTSNDNNNSSSNNDENQSNESNKDDAKLNININKNLNILEFTESILKNKDNQKNTLETIINKHKQLLSTQEEIKTTSIKLVSDVDLIKDKKLKELDLKTNKVTYYNNEIIFNISNLDELFVKLTDKSLLNTLFNNKEKSIQYEIKDNNNYFVDNDYIYILFNKKLTNKTESTYLAIPLANIELNLKDFEINLTKDDKTQSSKLDLTLRSLLKFNDINSNKLFLVDYDFKDKNFKMEVLRQMGYVQDVNNKKTINYSKIIDDLKLHNTEIKNIDIKTSSGKMPGTKDFDSKYDLVFTVQPKENFFWENNSKEAKQIKMKNINILLKAATWENVSKYYYSNIKMWMTYVTTEEDFQSYFRSIYTISILRGKVYNLMKDDLKKWNMDIEFVKVISDPWRMSKAEVRLKLVPLPGYTYEFGKYENEAYFNLQFNLLYE, encoded by the coding sequence ATGGATAAGAAAAAGAAAAACAAGTTAAAGAAGATTTTAATTAGCATTGGTGCTATCGGTTTAATTGCTACAATTCCAACTGCAATTGTTTTATCAACTAAAAAACCTATTAGTGTAACTAAAGACAACCCAAATAAAGACATCCCAACAAATGAAAATGAAAAAACAGATGAAGACAAAAACAATAGTAGTTCACCAAATGATAGTGTTGGTGATAACAACACTTCAAATGATAACAATAACAGTAGTAGTAACAATGATGAAAATCAAAGTAATGAATCTAATAAAGATGATGCAAAATTAAACATTAATATTAATAAAAATCTAAATATTCTTGAATTTACTGAATCAATCTTAAAAAATAAAGATAATCAGAAAAATACCTTAGAAACAATAATTAACAAACATAAACAATTACTTAGTACACAAGAAGAAATCAAAACAACATCTATTAAACTAGTAAGTGATGTTGATCTAATAAAAGACAAAAAACTAAAAGAGTTAGATTTAAAAACCAACAAAGTAACATATTATAATAATGAAATTATTTTTAATATATCTAATCTTGATGAATTGTTTGTAAAATTAACTGATAAAAGTTTACTAAACACATTATTTAACAACAAAGAAAAAAGTATTCAATACGAAATAAAAGATAACAATAATTATTTTGTAGATAATGATTATATTTATATTTTATTTAATAAAAAACTTACAAACAAAACTGAAAGTACTTACTTAGCTATTCCTTTAGCTAATATTGAACTAAACCTAAAAGACTTTGAAATTAATTTAACAAAAGATGATAAAACTCAGTCTTCAAAATTAGATTTAACTTTGCGTTCACTATTAAAGTTTAATGATATCAATAGCAATAAACTTTTCTTGGTAGATTATGACTTTAAAGACAAAAACTTTAAAATGGAAGTATTGAGACAAATGGGTTATGTCCAAGATGTTAATAACAAAAAGACTATTAATTATTCAAAAATTATTGATGACTTAAAATTGCATAACACAGAAATCAAAAATATAGATATCAAAACATCATCAGGTAAAATGCCTGGTACAAAAGATTTTGATAGTAAATATGATCTAGTGTTTACAGTTCAACCAAAAGAAAATTTCTTTTGAGAAAACAATTCAAAAGAAGCTAAACAAATAAAAATGAAAAATATAAATATACTTCTAAAAGCTGCAACTTGAGAAAATGTAAGTAAATACTATTATAGCAATATAAAAATGTGAATGACTTACGTTACTACAGAAGAGGATTTTCAAAGTTATTTTAGAAGTATATATACAATATCAATATTAAGAGGAAAAGTTTATAATCTTATGAAAGATGACCTTAAAAAATGAAATATGGATATTGAATTTGTTAAAGTAATTAGTGATCCATGGAGAATGAGTAAAGCAGAAGTTAGATTAAAACTTGTTCCATTACCAGGTTATACTTATGAATTTGGTAAATATGAAAATGAAGCATATTTTAATTTACAATTTAATTTATTATATGAATAG
- a CDS encoding P35 family lipoprotein produces MKQRKFLKSFSLTLCLCGGIILIPTLTSCSNKEVRQPSIKQSINLNIRFSDLLKNQNQVVNADQTASQTLKTPKELFEDEFKKHPEKFIDNYDVLTKDQLDNLKIETSAKNTNDNFNNGTNNYEQWSKTQSVPSKEKIAEESQIKKVYYPNDGSYFNVSSPKELHDKLSKQVQSLFEKLEGKTTDNKTAIYKLNDNSKIGYTSKDDLLHVNVTKTESTTSNKETTNTTSETQYDFCIPASSVFYYVKSDTLKISATKDNNKLLDLSRGVTYLNFDIGVQGQAMSENFTKENLTINQQTISTETTNEINITSVLNALGWIKKESGNTSKENEIILDQEKIARDLNVFNVKFSNPKLFKVNGNSDSNKSYRVGLMASPTINHSWAIDGSTGQKLITTGIIKITNGSSSSEKTDKVIFDLSSQSETLAPKIIDELSKISSSKNTMTAQTAKTSIETTLKSIVGDSNVSVEIVLNDFKDGKTMQTANVKITLTNVDIISKSNILIANGNVVSLKNFVETKLASSSSETENSL; encoded by the coding sequence ATGAAACAAAGAAAATTTCTTAAATCTTTCTCTTTAACACTGTGTTTATGTGGAGGAATTATTTTAATTCCAACACTTACTTCTTGTAGTAACAAAGAAGTAAGACAACCATCAATCAAACAATCTATTAATTTAAATATTAGATTTTCAGATTTGCTTAAAAACCAAAATCAAGTTGTAAATGCTGATCAAACAGCAAGTCAAACTTTAAAAACTCCTAAAGAATTGTTTGAAGATGAATTTAAAAAGCATCCAGAAAAATTTATTGATAATTATGATGTATTAACTAAAGATCAACTTGATAATTTGAAAATAGAAACATCAGCTAAAAATACAAATGATAATTTTAATAATGGTACTAATAATTATGAACAATGAAGTAAGACACAATCTGTTCCTTCAAAAGAAAAAATAGCAGAAGAAAGCCAAATAAAAAAAGTTTATTATCCAAATGATGGAAGTTATTTTAATGTTAGTTCACCAAAAGAACTTCATGATAAACTTAGCAAACAAGTTCAATCTTTATTTGAAAAATTAGAAGGTAAAACAACTGACAATAAAACTGCTATTTATAAATTAAATGATAATTCAAAAATTGGATATACTTCTAAAGATGATTTATTGCATGTTAATGTAACAAAAACCGAATCAACAACTAGTAATAAAGAAACAACTAATACTACATCAGAAACACAATATGATTTTTGCATACCTGCAAGTAGTGTTTTTTATTATGTAAAATCAGACACATTAAAAATTTCTGCAACTAAAGATAATAATAAATTATTAGATTTATCTAGAGGTGTTACATATTTAAATTTTGATATTGGTGTTCAAGGACAAGCAATGTCTGAAAATTTTACTAAAGAAAATTTAACAATTAATCAACAAACAATATCGACAGAAACTACTAATGAAATTAATATTACTAGTGTTCTTAATGCTTTAGGATGAATTAAAAAAGAAAGTGGTAACACATCAAAAGAAAATGAAATTATTCTTGATCAAGAAAAAATTGCTAGAGATTTAAATGTATTTAATGTAAAGTTTTCTAATCCAAAATTATTTAAAGTTAATGGTAATTCTGATTCTAATAAATCATATCGTGTAGGTTTAATGGCTTCTCCTACTATTAATCATAGTTGAGCAATTGATGGTTCTACTGGTCAAAAATTAATTACAACTGGAATAATTAAAATAACCAATGGAAGCAGTTCATCTGAAAAAACCGATAAGGTTATTTTTGACTTGAGTTCTCAATCGGAAACATTAGCTCCAAAAATAATTGATGAATTATCTAAAATTAGTAGTTCTAAAAATACAATGACAGCACAAACTGCTAAAACATCAATTGAAACAACTTTAAAAAGTATAGTTGGTGATTCAAATGTTTCTGTTGAAATTGTTCTTAATGATTTTAAAGATGGAAAAACAATGCAAACTGCAAATGTGAAAATAACTTTAACAAATGTTGATATTATTAGTAAAAGTAACATTTTAATTGCAAATGGTAATGTTGTTTCTTTAAAAAATTTTGTTGAAACAAAATTAGCATCTTCTTCAAGTGAAACAGAAAATTCATTATAG
- the ribA gene encoding GTP cyclohydrolase II yields MKKKVKISNVANLPTQYGNFKIVCFKEKIKMNYFKEHLVAYTEKLGKVPLLRIHSECLTGDAFGSLKCDCGPELHKSLKEINDHPDGGILIYLRQEGRDIGLFNKVNAYNLQDKGRDTVEANVELGLKADARNYDVVKHIFDYFNLKEVELLTNNPEKINFAEKYVKVVRKKILTGLNECNKHYLETKKNKMGHLI; encoded by the coding sequence ATGAAGAAAAAAGTAAAAATTTCCAACGTCGCTAATTTGCCGACCCAATATGGTAATTTTAAAATTGTTTGTTTTAAAGAAAAAATAAAGATGAATTATTTTAAAGAACATCTTGTAGCTTATACTGAAAAACTTGGTAAAGTACCATTATTAAGAATCCATTCTGAATGTTTAACAGGTGATGCTTTTGGAAGTTTAAAATGTGATTGTGGACCAGAACTTCACAAATCTTTAAAAGAAATAAATGATCACCCAGATGGTGGTATTCTTATTTATTTAAGACAAGAAGGAAGAGATATTGGATTATTTAATAAAGTTAATGCTTATAATTTACAAGACAAAGGAAGAGATACTGTAGAAGCCAATGTTGAACTGGGTTTAAAAGCAGACGCAAGAAATTATGATGTTGTTAAACACATTTTTGATTACTTTAATTTAAAAGAAGTTGAATTACTGACAAACAATCCAGAAAAAATTAATTTCGCTGAAAAGTATGTGAAAGTAGTTAGAAAGAAAATACTTACTGGTTTGAATGAATGTAATAAACATTATTTAGAAACTAAGAAAAATAAGATGGGTCATTTGATTTAA
- a CDS encoding IS30 family transposase, whose translation MKTYKHLTKEERCLIYFLWNKEKYSMNKIAKILNKNKSTISRELKRNTSSTGIYYSSTAHKKYIRRKSNCHMFFMLKYKNFTDLFIQKFNPKSHGVEATIFWIKENYPLVKVPSARQVFRWINSKIWKIQRRDCLRRKYVKGKRRKIGIFSKIDGKYCIPYSLRPEKINNRKEFGHWEADLIVSKRQSGYYHLLTLVERKTRLAIIRKIKGKNARSMMAKMYTIIRDEKLPIKSITVDNGLEFQMMGITAKQFNFKVYYCQPYSSFQRGSNENINGIVRRWYKKGTDFSLVSEDKIKTLEWKVNNIPRKMFGYKTAYQMYQENI comes from the coding sequence ATGAAAACTTATAAACATTTAACAAAAGAAGAAAGATGCTTAATTTATTTTCTTTGAAATAAAGAAAAATATTCTATGAATAAGATTGCAAAAATCTTAAATAAAAACAAATCAACAATATCAAGAGAATTAAAAAGAAACACATCTTCAACAGGGATTTATTATTCATCAACTGCTCACAAAAAATACATTAGAAGAAAATCAAATTGTCATATGTTTTTTATGTTGAAGTACAAAAACTTCACAGATCTTTTTATTCAAAAATTTAATCCTAAATCTCATGGTGTAGAAGCTACAATTTTTTGAATAAAAGAAAACTATCCGTTAGTTAAAGTTCCAAGTGCTAGGCAAGTATTTAGATGAATCAATAGCAAGATTTGAAAGATACAAAGAAGAGATTGTTTAAGAAGAAAATATGTTAAAGGAAAAAGAAGAAAAATAGGTATATTTTCTAAAATTGATGGAAAATACTGCATTCCTTATAGTCTAAGACCAGAAAAGATAAACAATAGAAAAGAATTTGGACATTGAGAAGCTGATCTAATAGTTAGTAAAAGGCAAAGTGGTTATTACCACTTATTGACATTAGTGGAAAGAAAAACAAGGTTGGCAATTATTAGAAAAATAAAAGGGAAGAACGCTAGATCAATGATGGCTAAAATGTATACCATTATTCGAGATGAAAAACTCCCAATAAAAAGCATTACTGTTGATAATGGGTTAGAGTTTCAAATGATGGGAATAACTGCAAAACAATTCAACTTTAAAGTTTATTATTGCCAACCTTATTCTTCATTCCAAAGAGGGTCCAACGAGAACATAAATGGGATAGTTAGAAGATGATATAAAAAAGGAACTGACTTCAGTTTAGTAAGTGAAGATAAAATAAAAACTCTTGAATGAAAAGTAAACAACATCCCAAGAAAAATGTTTGGTTATAAAACAGCTTACCAAATGTATCAAGAAAATATTTAA